The region CCACTTCTTCCGCACTGGTTTTAGTGACTGTACCAGTTACCTCCTGGACTGGCCCTTTGGAAGCTGCACTAGAACCCTCCCCAAAACCACCAAGGATAACGCTGATGAAGGAACGGTTCATGGCTTTACACATGATGTAGCTCAGAATTGCGCCACTGCTTCCCACTAAAGCTCCGGTAATAATCAGCAAATCGTTGGAGAGCATAAAGCCTGCCGCCGCCGCTGCCCAACCGGAGTAGCTGTTGAGCATGGAAATTACCACCGGCATATCTGCCCCCCCGATCGCCGCAACGAGATGGAGGCCCAACACTCCGGCAATGGCAGTCATAATCAGCAGTGGCGTTAAACCAGCGGAATTGTCCAACTGCATGAATTGCACGCCCAAAATGACCGTAGCCACCAGCAGGGAAATGTTCAAAAAGTGCCTAGCCGGGAGCATGAGGGGTTTGCTGCCGATGATGGCCCGCAATTTACCGAAGGCCACAATGGAGCCGGTGAAGGTGACAGCCCCAATAAATACGCCCACATAAATTTCTATTTGATGAATGAAGGCTTCGGAGCCCGTTAGGCCATTTTCCGGAGCCAGGTAATTGGCAACTCCCACTAGGACAGCGGCTAAACCAACAAAACTGTGCAAAATAGCCACCAATTCCGGCATGGAGGTCATGGCCACCCTGGATGCCAATAGGAAACCAATCACGACAGCGGGGATAATAGCCCCCAACAAAGTGGTGTAACCGGTGAAACTTCCCCCCAAAGCCGTGGCTAAAAAGGCGATCGCCATACCGGCAATGCCGTAGAGGTTTCCCCGGCGGGCACTTTCTTGGTTAGCCAGTCCCCCTAGGCTAAAAATAAAGAGAATACTGGCGGCAACGTAGGCCACGGTCTGTAAACTGTTAGACATAGAAATGTTTGATTTTGATTAATGTTAATGATGAAAAAAATGGTCAATCATTTCCTGATTCAATAATGCTTTCCAAAGCGATTATCAAAGGAGGCAAGGAAAACTGAACGGTTTGCCAGATACGATCAATATTGAGACGATCATATTCATGACCAATACGATGTCTCATACCAATGACTTGTCGCCAAGGAATATCTGTAATTGCTTCTTTAGACTTAACTGATATTCTACGGGGCGCTTCACCAATAATTTCAAGTTGGCGAGTGACAGCTGATTGGCACATTAAATTATCTTGAAAAGATTCTAAACTAATGCCCATTGTAAAACTTTGAACCAATTTTGCCGCATTAAGCATATCTTTCGGGTAACTCAACTCGCGGGTTTGCATAAATAACCTGGCAGGATTCTAAAGTTGCCTTTTTTCTAAAGGGATTTTGACTTTTTTCGATGCTGATTCGCTCTACTAAGTCAACTTTCCGGTTAAAGATTTCTTCAAGTTGATCTTCCATATCCACTAGATCTAGAATTGTCCAGAGGATGTTAGACGCAAAAGAGACCAAAACGTCAATGTCACTGTTATCTAGATCAAAATCATCTCGAAGAACTGAACCAAATAGGGCAAGCTCAGTTATTTGCCATTGCTGACAAAATGTAGTAACTTTGCCTGGATCAATGGAAATTTTATGTTTAAATGCTGGGGAAATTTGCATAGGAATTATCGGGCTATAACGTAGGAAACAGAAATATGAAAACCGGCCTCATGTTGAGTTAATTGGAAATCTTTGATAATTCTGTTGTCCTTAGGGAATACATCCAATTTGCGCTCAGTTAACTCCTCAACAAAATCTCTTAAATCCTGCGTCACTTCTATACTTTCTGGCTCGAGGGGATTGACCAGGCCTTCAAAAAAACTTTCCATAAGTTTTTCTCGTCCGCTTTCAGAAAATACAGCACAATTCCAGGCTAATACTGCCAACTCAAAGGAAAATTCCCTTTCTTCATAGGAATCTTCATCATCAAGAAAGGGGGAAGCAAATTGCTCTAAAACCACAGACATTTTTTTCATGCCCTTTGGTTTTTCAACAAAGGTAATTCCTTTATTGTCCTCGTCATTTGCAAGTCTTTTTTTAAATTGATCGTAGGCCGCTAATTCCTCTTTTCTAATAGATTGAGGAGTAGGCTCCCTTCTTGGTAATTTCTCGCCACGAGTTTCTTCGTGAAATAACCTTTGAAATTCTTTTGATTTTGTGGCCATAATTTAATTCTGATTAAAAAATAAAATTACTTCCGGAACATTTTTAGCATCCGTTGGGTAACTAAAAATCCCCCAGCAATATTGATTGTTCCCACCAAAATGGCGATCGCCCCCAGGATGGTGGTGGGACTATTCAATGGGCCGGAAATTTGGAGCATGCCGCCGATGATGATGATGCCACTAATGGCATTGGTCACGCTCATCAAAGGAGTATGGAGGGCCGGGGCCACATTCCAAATTAATTGCCAGCCCACCACACAGGCCAACACAAAAACTGTGAAATGGGAAAGGAAAGAAGTTGGTGCCCCCAGCCCAATGCCCACCAAGGCGATCGCCGCTAGGGCTAACCAAAGGAAATTACCAGAGCCGGATTTTTTGCCGGATTTGGCTTCACTGTCCACTACGGTCACGGCGGGTTTAGTCGGTTGGGGAGGACTGGGGGGATTAATTTTTGGCGGCGGCCAGGTAACTTTGCCTTCATGGGATACTAAAGCTCCCCGGATTACCTCGTCTTCCACATCCACCTTAAAGTCTTCCGAGCCCCCCATGTCCTTGAGCAAATGCCAAAGATTAGTGCCATACAGTTGGCTGGATTGACTGGCCATGCGACTGGGTAAATCGGTGTAGCCAATGATGGTTACCCCTTCGTAATCGTAAACTTCTCCAGGTTTAGTGACTTCACAATTTCCCCCCTGTTCCGCCGCTAGATCTACCACGACGGAACCGGCCCGCATGGATTTCACCATTGCTTCGGTAATTAACTTGGGAGCAGGACGACCAGGAATTAACGCTGTGGTGATAATAATGTCCACCTCCTGGGCCTGGGCCGCAAATAACGCCATTTCCGCCGCAATGAATTCTTCACTCATGGTCTTGGCGTAACCACCTTGCCCTGTGCCATCCTCTTTGAAATCCAGCAGGAGAAACTCGCCGCCTAAACTTTCCACCTGTTCTTTGACCACTGGGCGGGTATCAAAGGCCCGCACGATCGCCCCTAAACTTTTGGCCGCCCCGATCGCCGCTAGACCGGCCACCCCGGCCCCAATGACTAGAACTTTGGCCGGGGGAACTTTCCCTGCCGCGGTAATTTGCCCGGTGAAAAAGCGTCCAAACCGATTAGCCGCTTCAATTACAGCCCGATAACCGGCAATGTTGGCCATGGAACTAAGGGCATCTAGCTTCTGGGCCCGGCTAATACGGGGCACCGCATCCATGGCTAGCACGGTGATATTTTTGGCGGCCAATTTCTCCAGCAGTTCTGGACTCTGGGCGGGCCAAATGAAACTAATTAAAGTTTTCCCTTCCGGCAACTCTTCCACTTCCTCCGGAGCAGGGGGACGCACCTTGAGAATAATATCCGCTTGGTTAAATAACGTTTGGCGATCGCCAACGATTTGACAACCGAGGGCTTCGTAGAGTGCATCAGCAAAATCAGCCCGACTGCCGGCCCCCGTTTCTAGCAGGAGGTCAAAGCCCAACTTTTGTAGCTTTTTCGCGGTGTCAGGGGTCATGGCCACCCGACATTCCTGGTCAAAGCACTCCCTGGGCACCCCAATCTTTTTCGGGGCTGGGGCAGAAGTAAGGGGAGCAACAGCAGTGGCTGGGGCGGCAATGGTCATGGAAAAAAAATTGGAATAAACACTGGGTTCCTAACTTGCATACTAAGGCGATCATCAAAGTTTTGGGCCAATTTCTTAGAATTGAACAGTTAAGATTGTTTGACAACCAAGTTTCAGCTATGACTAGGCGTAAGGCAAAAAAGCAAAAATTGGAAGCCGCCAGACTCCGCCGAGTTAAGCAAAGAGGCCCCATAAATCCCTGTGATCCCAACGTTATTCCACCAGCGGAAGCCATCATGGCCAATCCCCAGGCATTGAGCCATAACAACACCTATGGCCCGATGCCCAGATTCTATGTGGACCAATTGGTGCAATGTCGTCAGTGCGGCAAGGAAGAGATCTGGAGAGCCGCAGCCCAGCAATGGTGGTACGAAGTGGCCAAGGGCAATATCAATTCCAAGGCCGTACTCTGTCGAGCCTGTCGGGCTGTGGAAAAACAAAGGAAAGCAGCGGCTAGAAAGCAACACCAGAATGGCTTAGCCTTGAAAGAAAAACGTGATTAGTCTGACTTTAGGATTGGGGGCAATGGTCATGGGGTGATTGATTGTCGCTTCAGATTCACTATTACCATCCAACGGCGATCGTCCAAAAAGAGAGTGAAACCTTCACCCTGCAACCGTAAGATAGGTAGGGATTGCTCAGGAGGGAACCCATGGATTGGCACGTTGCAAAAAATTACGAGGATATTCTCTATTACAAAGCAGGTGGCATCGCCAAAATTGTCATCAACCGTCCCCATAAACGCAACGCCTTTCGTCCCCAAACCGTTTTTGAACTCTATGATGCGTTTTGTAACGCCCGGGAAGATAGCCGCATTGGCGTAGTGCTACTAACCGGAGCCGGGCCCCACAGTGATGGCAAGTATGCATTTTGTTCCGGTGGTGACCAATCTGTCCGGGGGGAAGGGGGCTATATCGACGATCAAGGCACTCCCCGCCTTAACGTGCTTGATTTGCAACGGTTAATTCGCTCCATGCCCAAGGTTGTCATCGCCCTAGTCGCTGGCTATGCCATTGGCGGTGGCCACGTTTTACATCTGGTGTGTGACCTAACTATTGCCGCCGATAACGCTGTTTTTGGCCAAACTGGGCCGAAAGTCGGTAGTTTTGACGGAGGCTTTGGCTCCAGTTACTTAGCTCGCATTGTTGGGCAAAAAAAAGCTAGGGAAATTTGGTATCTCTGCCGGCAATACTCTGCCCAGGAAGCCGAACGCATGGGCATGGTCAACACCGTTGTTCCCGTCGACCGCCTGGAGAAAGAAGGTGTTCAATGGGCCAAGGAAATTTTGAGTAAAAGCCCTTTGGCAATCCGTTGCCTCAAAGCCGCTTTTAATGCAGACTGTGACGGCCAAGCCGGGTTACAGGAATTAGCCGGTAACGCCACCTTGCTCTATTACATGACCGCCGAAGGTAGTGAAGGCAAACAAGCCTTTTTGGAAAAACGCTCCCCCGATTTTAGCCAATATCCCTGGTTGCCATAACTCTAATAATGAACTTTTCGCGCCATCAGTCCCAAGCTATCTAGTTAATTCTAACCAATCCTGCCATGCCCAAAAACGCCTTACCTAGGCCGCTTCGGCGGTGATCATAGTTTCTGAAGGTTCTTCCACCACATCATCCTTGGTGGTGAGGGCATAGGCATGCTCCAAATGAACCACATCTTCAAGGTTTTCCCAAGAACCAGCAAAGGGCCTTGCCGCCAAAGAACAAGCTTTCCATTGTGCTTGCACTGGCACATTCAGTTGATTACAAATGCCTCCCCGCCTACCTTCAGCTTGGTAGTAACGGCAATAGCGACAGGAAGAAGTAACAAAGTTAGCGGTTTTCATTGGTGAGGCGTGGGGAAATTAGGCAGTTATTAAAGTGTTTGAAAAATATCAGCTCGAACTTTCTAGATGTTTATATTTTGCCCTATGCAACCAAGGGGGCAGATTCCCATTAAACTGTTACCCTGTCTGCGTTTACCTGTCCAACGGGAGCAAATTCTCTTCAGGTTGTCTTAATATTCGTTTTACAAATCGATACGTTTGGCATAGTACCTAACCTTAGCGCGTAACAAAATCTTTAAATAGTGGAATGGGATGGAATAAAAAAAGGCGGGGATCAAGAAAAAACAAGGCTAAAATGACCGGTTGCCCAATTAATAATCTTTTTTTTAATCAAACTTACTAAGATTGAGCTATCTTGATCCCAGGTTAAAATTGCTTTTCTAACCAGTAAATTACCTTTTCCCCCAGGCGCACTCCTTCGAGGCGGTCAATCTCCCGGATCCCCGTCGGACTCGTAACATTGACTTCCGTTAGGTAGCCTCCGATAACATCAATGCCGACAAAATATAGACCATCGGCCTGCAATTTAGGTTTTAGTAAAGCGCAAATTTCTGCTTCCCTGGAGGTAATGATTGTGGGGGCCACTCGACCACCGACTGCCATATTTCCCCGGAATTCCGCCCCGCTGGGAATGCGATTGACAGCCCCAATCGGATCACCATCCAGCAGGATAATCCGTTTGTCACCGTCTTTGGCAGCAGGTAAAAAACGTTGCACCATTACTGGTTCCCTACCTTGTTGAGTACTAATTTCAACCAGGGAGTTAAAGTTACGATCGCCAGGATCTAGGAATAAAATTCCCTCCCCAGCCTTACCACCCAAGGGTTTTAACACTGCCGCTCCCTGCTCTTCCAAAAATTGACGGATCAGACCCTTATCCAAACTAACTACTGTGGAGGGCATCATCGACGCAAATTGCAGGGTGTACATTTTTTCGTTAGCTTCCCGCAGCCCCTGGGGAGAATTGATTACCATGGTTTCTGTGGGGGCCAGTAACTCCAAAATGAAAGTGGCGTAAAGGTACTGAACTGTCACCGGCGGGTCCTTGCGCATGAACACCGCTTGGCATGTAGTCAGAGACATCCACTGGGACTCAGACACTTCGTACCAAGGTTGGGAAACTTGCCAGTGGCCATCCACCAAACTCACCGGCTGAAGACGAACCGCCGCCAACTTAGCCCAGGCTTGGCCATTGATAACCGATAAGTCCCCCACTGAGGTTACCAAAACTTCATGGCCCAGTTTTTGGGCTGCTTCCATCATGGCCACAGTGGAATCATGGCCAGGATCGAGTTTTTCTAGGGGATCGACAATAAAAGCCAGTTTCACAGGGTCAATATCCTTGGGATGGGGGCAAAAGCCGTAATGATTAAAGACAAATAGTACAAATACCGATTAGCTCGCCCAACTATTGAAGCAGGGGGTCTAATTTGCCGGCACTTTCCAGGGCGTAGATATCATCACAGCCGCCAATGTGTTGGTCGTCAATAAAAATTTGGGGCAAGCTCCTTCTGCCGTTGGCCCTTTCTGCCATGGACTCTCTGGCTTCGTTATCGCCGTCAATGCAATATTCTTGAAACTCTATCCCTTTACGTTTCAATAACGCCAGGGCTCTCATGCAAAAGGGGCAGGTGCTCCATGTATAAATTTCAACCTTTGCCGAAACAGCCATGGCCATGCTTAATGTAAAGATTTGTACAGTTATGATTATAGCTGACCCTGTTCGTGGTTAGCGGTGAGCGACAAGCAATAATTGGCTGATCCTAATGGGCCATGCTCAATCTTAAGGTAGCAATGGGCCGTTGGCGATCGCCGTAATGAAGGGAAACAGACCCATGGTTTCCATTGGCGCTGGCACCATTTCCCCACGAAAGTCGAGAATTTGTACTAAAACTAGATAGGCTACAGCTAAAATAATCGAGATGGCACCGGTGACAATGGCCACAATTTTGCCTGAATCCATAGTGAGCTCCGCCCCAATTTCCCTGGGGAGATCTGTTTTCGCCTGATCCTACCACGGCTTCTCCAGGGGTTTTGGGACAGGCTTGTTCCTCCCCAACCACCGATCGCCACTTTTGGCCAGCACCATTTGACTATGATTTTTTCCTTAACTGTCCCCGTACCGGCATTTACCGAAGCAACGTCCTTGGAATGTTGGCGACAAATGCAACAAGTTTCCTTGCCCGTCCATTGCTCCGATCGCCCCAGCCCCATTGCCGTGGACACTAACTATGTCGACCAGGGTCAGGGGGAAACGATGCTTTTCCTCCATGGCTTTGACAGTTCGGTGTTGGAATTTCGCCGCCTACTGCCCCTAATAAAAAAAGATTTTCGGGTGATCGCCGTCGATTTGTTGGGATTTGGCTTCACAACTAGATCTAAAACATTACCGCCTACTCCAGCTAACATCAAAATTCACCTAGATCATTTTTGGCAAACAGTTATTCAAGAACCAATTACCTTAGTGGGGGTGTCCATGGGGGGAGCAGTGGCCCTAGATTTTTGCCTCAGCTTTCCCGAACGAGTCAAAAAACTAGTGCTGATAGATAGTGCTGGTCTGGCCAAACAACCCTTTGCCAGTCGGTTGATGTTTGCACCGGTTGATCGTTGGTTGACTAAATTTTTAGCTAATCCTAACGTGCGACAAAGCATTGGCCAGGCCGCCTATTACGACCGGAATTTGGCCAGTGAGGATGCTCGCCGCTGTGCAGAAGCCCATTTAGCCTGTGCCGGTTGGAGTGACGGACTGATTGCCTTCACCAAAAGCGGCGGCTATGGCTCCTTTTCCCAGCAGTTGGGGCAAATTGCCTCACCGAGTCTGATTATTTGGGGTAAACAAGACAAAATTTTAGGCACTAAAGCCCCGGAGCAGTTCCGTCGCCTGTTGCCCCAGAGCCAACTACTCTGGCTTGATACCTGTGGCCATGTGCCTCACTTGGAACAACCGGAAGCCACCGCCGCTGCCCTCAGACAATTTTGTCTATGACCACCAAGGTATAAAATCTTCTCCCTGGCTTTTAGAATTGAGATTAATAAAGGATAACTGCATCCAGCCGGGGGGATTTTCTTTAGGAAAGAATGGGAAAGGAGTATTATCGTTTACTTTGGTTGGCGCCCCATGCTGGTTCAAAACGTGGAACAAAACTAATTTACAAGTGAACTTATCGGCCCAATTATCATCTTCAAGTAATGATTTTTACTAGTACATACTTTGTTCGTTATCTAGGGTTGAAGAGCCTGTCTAATAAAGGTTTTGTAAACATTGACAATACATGGTCTAACTGATTATGGTTGTCGGAGTTAAAAACAATTATAAAGGTGACTATCCCCACGAATTGTTTACTTTTCTGCTACTATGTCTTCTATCCAACCAAAGATTATTTTCTCCTCAGTATCTATTTTGCACTGGTTCATCATTGCCTAAGATAATGTTGAAAATTTAATAATCTTTTGGTTGCCAAGGGTCCACATTTCACACTGCTACATAATGTCTATCAATGCTTACAAACTAGCTACGACATTGACAGAAGATGGCACGCTCCTGCTCCAGGATTTGCCGTGTCCAGCTGGTACTTCCGTAGAAGTTATTGTGTTGGTCGCTCCCCAGGGAATGGTTCTTCCCCAAGCTGAGAGGGCCCAAGGCCCTGCCCCCGGCAAAGTGGGGGAATCTGGGGCTGACTATATGGCCGCCACTGCCGACACTATGACCGAATGGAATTCTGAAGCTGATAATTCTGCATATCGACACCTATGAACACAATTTACGAACAATTTGACGTCGTCATTGTCCCAGTTCCCTTCACGGATAGGCAATCTGATATTCGTCGCCCCGCTTTAATTTTGTCTGACGCCCCTGCTTTTAATAACCGCATTGGTCACAGTGTTATGGCTATGATCACCTCGGCTAAAAATGCTCCTTGGCCCCTCGATACTCCCATCGAAGATACCCGTTCAGCGGGCTTATTCACTCCTTCTGTGGTGAGAATGAAACTGTTTACCCTGGAGCATAAGTACATCCTCGACTGCGTTGGTTCCCTATCCAAGCAAGACCGATTGATGGTTAAAAGCGCCTTTCCCCACGTTTTTAAGCTGAGTTAAGTTAATTAATTCATGGGATTGTCATCGGGTTTTTATGACCCCACTACCCCAAACCCCATCAAGTTATCCAATTCTTGGTATTCCGGTGGGCGATGATGGGTGGGTTTTCCCCTGCGTATTACTAGGCGATCGCCTTGGGAACGGGAGAAAAGCTCACTGAAGTGACGGGCTGGAAAGATGACAAAATCTGCTGGGCCATCTACAGCGAGGCAACCATGACCGACAAGTCCCATTAATTGGGCCGGGGTGTGATTGACGGTGGCACACCAGCGACCGTAGGGGGGATCCAGTTGGCCAATGCGTACGGATTGGTTCAATACTTCCAGGCCATCATGGTCGCCAAAGGGAAAAAACGGATCCCGACAGTTATCACTGGCAAATACGAGGGGAATACCCTGAGCTTGAATGGCATGAACTTTGGTAATGCCCCGCCAGGCCGGTTCCTGGGGCTGATCGCGGCCCTGGAGATACAGGTTGCACAGGGGCAAACTAATGATGGCAATATTGGCCTGCTTGACTAAATCCAGAGTTTGCTGGACTTGCTGGGGGGATTGCACATCCAAACTGCAACAGTGCCCACAGACAATTTGACCGGTAAAACCAACTTTTAAGGCGATGGCGGCTACTTGATGTAACACTCGGGAGCGGCGATCGCCATTTTCATCGACGTGGAGGTCAATGGCTAAATTCCTGGTCTGGGCGAGGCTAAACAGACGGGTTAACTGGGCCTCCACCTGGGGGCCGGCATAGGCCACTCCCCCTAAAATTCCTCCCCACTCTGTCATCTGATCGGCCAACTTTTCTGCCTCTGGAGTGAGGTAATAGTCTGTGGTGACCATGGCCACCCCCTGCAACGTCAGGCGATCGACCCAGGTCTGGCGCAGTTGACGAAAAACCTCCCAAACCATTTGTCCCCTCTGCCCTGCGGATTCCAAGTGAGTCCGCACAGCCACTGTGCCGTGGGCGTAACTACACCGGAGACCAAATTCCATTCTGCGGTAAACATCCTCCGGCTGCCGATGGTTGGCCGCATCCCGTTGGGTGCTGGCAATGGCCCCGGCAAAGGTTCCATTCCCATTGGGCGATCGCCCCCAGATATGGCCCTTATCCAGGTGAGTATGCATATCCACAAAACAAGGCAAGATCATTCTTCTACCTAAATTCACCCTGGGGACATCATCGTCGGTAACTAAGTCGAGCTCTTCCCCTTGCCCAACAGCAATGATATTTTTGATTTTGCCGTCGGCAATTTCCAGATTATAAAGTCCTAAATCTTCCCAGGGACTGGGGAACTGAAAATTTTCGGGAAAATTTACCTTGATTTTAACCAAATTAGGAAGAATATGGGCATTTTCAAGCCAATAGTGGCCATTACTTGGAAAAGCCAGAGGGGAAGACATAAAAATTTTAATTAGTTTGCCGTTGGAGCAACTCAGGGCCAAGCCCCGGCGCCTTACATTACTCTCCAGAAAAAAATTTAGCCCCTGTTGGAGATTAGATGCCAATTTTCCTAGAACATTGACCAGTATAATAGCCGGATTATCTGCCCTTTACCGACTTTGCCATGATTACCAGGGAAACTTTGCCCATTTATCTACAACGCCTGTGGCGGAATGCAATGGTGCGCTGGTGGATCATCGGCATTATCGCCATGGTCTTTAACGTTGTCCTGCTGGATTGGTTTAAGGTGTCCCTCGGCATGACCCTTACCTGGGCTTCTGTCCTCTCTGCTGAAGTTATTACCATTATTCGCTACGGGGCGATCGACCTCTGGGTCTTTCGTAATCCCAGTCTTTCTTGGCAACGCTGTTGGGAATACCATGTGGCTAACTTTAGTGGCTTTTTTCTCTGGAGTTTCATTATTGTGATCTTGGGCAATAAGCTGGGCTGGGATCATAAAATAGCGGCGATCGTAGCCACCATGATTACCGTTTTTTGGAGCATGGCCACCAACTTTCTTTGGGTCTGGCGTAAACCAAAAAAGAAAGCTTAATTTACAGCCCATTGGTGTAAGGGAAGGGACAGATAATGGTAGGTAAAATTTTTTACTTCATTAACGACGAAAAAAATCTTAAATACTGCTTTTTAATCGCAATAGCTGTCACTTTAGGGATTTTTTTGCTCAAGTTCTTCGTCACTGGTTTTGGGGTGTACGGTGATGGATTAGGCTATTACACCCCCTTGAGGTCTTTATTATTTGATGGCAACCTCAGGGTAGATAACGAATACAGATATTACGCTGAAACGGCAGGACAATTTAACAGCAGTCCCCGGGTATTTGGCCCCATTCCAGAATACAGCAAATACACGGTAGGTCTAGGCATAGTTCTGTTACCATTCTTTGCCTTAGGCCATCTTGTTGCTCTGATTTTACATCAGTTTAATAGCACTATTCCCATCAATGGCATGTCCTGGCCCTATGAGTTATTTTACTGTTTAGGAAGCATTAGTTTAGGTATCATTGGTTTAGCCTTGAGTTATTTGTTTGCTCGGCGTTATTTTTCCCACCTCAATTGTTTATTGGCAGTGGCAGGAATTTGGTTTGCTTCACCATTGAGCTACTACCTATTCCTGGAAGTATCCATGTCCCACGCGGTTTCTGCTTTTCTGATCGCCTTATTTTTATACGGCATATTCACTAAACCTTGGTTAAACAATGGCCGTTGGCAAATTGTCCTTGGGATGATGATCGCCTTTGCCGCTTGGGTCAGGCCCCAGGATGTGCTGTTTTTTTTCGCACCGATATTGGTGGCAACGATTGGTTTTGAAGCGGAATTATCGAACAAAAAAGAACAGAATTTAGCAGCTATTAATTGGAGCAAAGCGAGTCAAACTATTTTTATCAATATTACTAAGAGAGAATTTTGGCAACCACTGCTAGTAATGCTGACAGTGGCTGTGTTAATGCAAATTCCCCAGCTATTAATTTATCTTTGGCAGTATGGCGGCATTGACCGCATTCCCTATCTAGAGGAAGGACAAGCCACAGGCCATGGAAGCAGTTTTAATTGGTTGCAACCATCCCTTTGGCAAGTATTATTCTCCGGTCACCGGGGCCTATTTATTTGGCATCCCATAACTTTACTGGCGGTGGTTGGCTTCGTGCTGAGTTGGCGACTATTGCCCCGTTTAAACACTATTTTCTTGGTAACTTTCTTAGCTCAAGTTTATTTTATTGCCGCCTGGTGGTCTTGGTGGCAGGGGGCTAGTGTAGGGGGGAGAATGTTTAGTAATTGCACTTTTTTATTTGTGTTTGGGATAGCCCGTTTTTGGCAAAAATTTCCCCGTCAACGCTGGCAGAAATGGGCGGTTTTTGTCACAGCTATTTTTGCTTTTTGGAATATGCTAATTGTTTTGCAGTATCAGTCCGGCATGATTCCACCAGAAGCTCCGGTAACGTTAGTGGAACTATACCAAAATCAATTTAGGGTCATTCCTTTTTTTATTAATCATCTTCTGAGTAAGTTTTGAAGCTGAACTATAGCAAATGACGAGATAGTTAGGACAGTTCTCTCAACGCTATATCCAATGCAGAAATCAGCGATTCTCCATTACTAACAAGTTGGGAAACATAACGTTTTAGTCTCGCCCAGAACTTCTCAATTTTGTTCAAGTCTGGTGAATATGGTGGTAAAAATATAACCTCACACCCAGCTTTTGCTACCAATGCCTTTATTCTTTCTTTCGGATGAAAGCTTGCATTATCCATGATTAGTATCTGACCTGGTATTAACTCTGGTAATAACATTTCTTCTATCCACGTGCATACTACTTGAGCGTTACAGTATCCTTCAAATATCATTGGAGCTATTGTTGTTCCATTCCACC is a window of Synechocystis sp. PCC 7338 DNA encoding:
- the pntB gene encoding Re/Si-specific NAD(P)(+) transhydrogenase subunit beta — translated: MSNSLQTVAYVAASILFIFSLGGLANQESARRGNLYGIAGMAIAFLATALGGSFTGYTTLLGAIIPAVVIGFLLASRVAMTSMPELVAILHSFVGLAAVLVGVANYLAPENGLTGSEAFIHQIEIYVGVFIGAVTFTGSIVAFGKLRAIIGSKPLMLPARHFLNISLLVATVILGVQFMQLDNSAGLTPLLIMTAIAGVLGLHLVAAIGGADMPVVISMLNSYSGWAAAAAGFMLSNDLLIITGALVGSSGAILSYIMCKAMNRSFISVILGGFGEGSSAASKGPVQEVTGTVTKTSAEEVAEELLDAQSVIITPGYGMAVAQAQHPVAEITKLLKEKGIAVRFGIHPVAGRLPGHMNVLLAEANVPYDVVLEMDEINEDFPETDVVLVIGANDTVNPSALEDPTSAIAGMPVLEVWKAKQVVVMKRSMASGYAGVENPLFYKENTQMLFGDAKKNVDAILTQLRAKDEATSGDRVLVSA
- the grxC gene encoding glutaredoxin 3 codes for the protein MAVSAKVEIYTWSTCPFCMRALALLKRKGIEFQEYCIDGDNEARESMAERANGRRSLPQIFIDDQHIGGCDDIYALESAGKLDPLLQ
- a CDS encoding nucleotidyltransferase family protein, with the translated sequence MQISPAFKHKISIDPGKVTTFCQQWQITELALFGSVLRDDFDLDNSDIDVLVSFASNILWTILDLVDMEDQLEEIFNRKVDLVERISIEKSQNPFRKKATLESCQVIYANPRVELPERYA
- the pntA gene encoding Re/Si-specific NAD(P)(+) transhydrogenase subunit alpha, with protein sequence MTIAAPATAVAPLTSAPAPKKIGVPRECFDQECRVAMTPDTAKKLQKLGFDLLLETGAGSRADFADALYEALGCQIVGDRQTLFNQADIILKVRPPAPEEVEELPEGKTLISFIWPAQSPELLEKLAAKNITVLAMDAVPRISRAQKLDALSSMANIAGYRAVIEAANRFGRFFTGQITAAGKVPPAKVLVIGAGVAGLAAIGAAKSLGAIVRAFDTRPVVKEQVESLGGEFLLLDFKEDGTGQGGYAKTMSEEFIAAEMALFAAQAQEVDIIITTALIPGRPAPKLITEAMVKSMRAGSVVVDLAAEQGGNCEVTKPGEVYDYEGVTIIGYTDLPSRMASQSSQLYGTNLWHLLKDMGGSEDFKVDVEDEVIRGALVSHEGKVTWPPPKINPPSPPQPTKPAVTVVDSEAKSGKKSGSGNFLWLALAAIALVGIGLGAPTSFLSHFTVFVLACVVGWQLIWNVAPALHTPLMSVTNAISGIIIIGGMLQISGPLNSPTTILGAIAILVGTINIAGGFLVTQRMLKMFRK
- a CDS encoding DUF86 domain-containing protein codes for the protein MQTRELSYPKDMLNAAKLVQSFTMGISLESFQDNLMCQSAVTRQLEIIGEAPRRISVKSKEAITDIPWRQVIGMRHRIGHEYDRLNIDRIWQTVQFSLPPLIIALESIIESGND
- the gshB gene encoding glutathione synthase, with translation MKLAFIVDPLEKLDPGHDSTVAMMEAAQKLGHEVLVTSVGDLSVINGQAWAKLAAVRLQPVSLVDGHWQVSQPWYEVSESQWMSLTTCQAVFMRKDPPVTVQYLYATFILELLAPTETMVINSPQGLREANEKMYTLQFASMMPSTVVSLDKGLIRQFLEEQGAAVLKPLGGKAGEGILFLDPGDRNFNSLVEISTQQGREPVMVQRFLPAAKDGDKRIILLDGDPIGAVNRIPSGAEFRGNMAVGGRVAPTIITSREAEICALLKPKLQADGLYFVGIDVIGGYLTEVNVTSPTGIREIDRLEGVRLGEKVIYWLEKQF
- a CDS encoding zinc-ribbon domain containing protein; protein product: MTRRKAKKQKLEAARLRRVKQRGPINPCDPNVIPPAEAIMANPQALSHNNTYGPMPRFYVDQLVQCRQCGKEEIWRAAAQQWWYEVAKGNINSKAVLCRACRAVEKQRKAAARKQHQNGLALKEKRD
- the menB gene encoding 1,4-dihydroxy-2-naphthoyl-CoA synthase, with translation MDWHVAKNYEDILYYKAGGIAKIVINRPHKRNAFRPQTVFELYDAFCNAREDSRIGVVLLTGAGPHSDGKYAFCSGGDQSVRGEGGYIDDQGTPRLNVLDLQRLIRSMPKVVIALVAGYAIGGGHVLHLVCDLTIAADNAVFGQTGPKVGSFDGGFGSSYLARIVGQKKAREIWYLCRQYSAQEAERMGMVNTVVPVDRLEKEGVQWAKEILSKSPLAIRCLKAAFNADCDGQAGLQELAGNATLLYYMTAEGSEGKQAFLEKRSPDFSQYPWLP